One genomic window of Gemmatimonadaceae bacterium includes the following:
- a CDS encoding DUF4342 domain-containing protein gives MSNAHSTDGHTRSEVTMDEIKVAGDKLKSTLKQLIREGNVRRIIVRNATGRTLIDMPLSAGLAGAFLAPFWAAVAGIVALTKEFTIVVERDPDTRVTKVE, from the coding sequence GTGTCCAACGCACACTCGACCGATGGCCACACCCGCAGCGAGGTGACCATGGACGAAATCAAGGTGGCGGGCGACAAACTCAAGTCGACGCTCAAGCAACTGATTCGGGAAGGCAACGTGCGGCGCATTATTGTGCGCAACGCCACCGGTCGCACGCTCATCGACATGCCACTCAGCGCGGGTCTGGCCGGTGCGTTTCTGGCGCCGTTCTGGGCGGCCGTGGCCGGCATTGTGGCGCTCACAAAAGAGTTCACGATCGTGGTGGAGCGCGACCCGGACACTCGCGTCACCAAGGTGGAGTGA